One uncultured Alphaproteobacteria bacterium genomic region harbors:
- the parB gene encoding Chromosome-partitioning protein ParB: protein MSEEPKRRNLGRGLSALLGDDPVPAETPQAPQRLPVSALTPSPFQPRQTFDEGALDELAASVAERGVLQPLLVRPAPGMNGIYEIIAGERRWRAAQRAQVHDVPVMVREMDDREVAEVALVENLQRQDLNALEEADGYRRLQEEFHHTQEDLAKAVGKSRSHVANTLRLLGLPEAVKEMVQAGDLSAGHARALLGNPRAIELARDIVAKGLNVRQTERLAKSAPKSGAPRAPKAKDADCAALERDLTTLLGLKVSIDVHGAGGRLSIQYQNLEQLDDLLQRLGRPT from the coding sequence ATGAGCGAAGAACCGAAACGCCGCAACCTCGGCCGGGGCCTCTCCGCCCTTCTCGGCGACGACCCCGTGCCCGCCGAAACGCCGCAAGCGCCGCAACGCCTGCCGGTTTCCGCGCTCACGCCGAGCCCGTTCCAGCCGCGACAGACCTTCGACGAGGGCGCGCTCGACGAACTCGCCGCGTCGGTCGCCGAGCGGGGCGTACTGCAGCCGCTGCTGGTGCGGCCGGCCCCGGGAATGAACGGCATTTATGAAATCATTGCCGGCGAGCGGCGGTGGCGCGCCGCGCAACGCGCTCAGGTCCACGACGTGCCGGTGATGGTGCGGGAGATGGACGACCGCGAGGTTGCCGAGGTGGCGCTGGTCGAAAATCTCCAGCGTCAGGATCTCAACGCCCTCGAAGAGGCCGACGGCTATCGCCGTCTTCAGGAAGAGTTCCACCATACCCAGGAGGATCTGGCGAAGGCGGTCGGCAAGAGCCGGAGCCACGTCGCCAACACCTTGCGCCTTCTCGGCCTTCCCGAGGCGGTCAAGGAGATGGTGCAGGCGGGCGATCTCTCCGCAGGTCATGCCCGCGCGTTGCTGGGCAACCCGCGCGCCATCGAGCTCGCCCGCGATATCGTCGCCAAGGGGCTCAACGTTCGCCAGACCGAGCGTCTCGCCAAATCCGCGCCGAAATCCGGCGCGCCCCGCGCGCCGAAGGCCAAGGACGCCGACTGCGCAGCCCTCGAACGCGATTTGACCACGCTGCTCGGGCTCAAGGTTAGCATCGACGTTCACGGAGCCGGCGGCCGACTCTCGATCCAGTACCAGAATCTCGAACAGCTCGACGATCTGCTGCAACGCCTCGGCCGCCCGACCTGA
- a CDS encoding DNA polymerase III, with amino-acid sequence MKLAGSAAESFVKRPDPAVRAVLLHGPDEGQVRERMQALTRTVCPDVGDPFRVADIAPATLSDDPARLADELAAIAFGGGRRVVRVAQASDSQAAAILGCLARPVGDALLIVSAGVLPPKSKLRSAFESTDGAVAIACYPAEGRALVALIRQGFADAGIRLEADAAETLAALLADDTASAHAEIEKLRLYLGDEPRALTPDDVRACCGDQSAHSVFELAAAVADGRQGEVQAISDRLFQGGDNAVAIVRGVSRHFDRLFQARAAIEAGASADAAMKALRPAVFFKETDSFRRQLGTWTCPTLLAAIDRLTEVERQCKSTGIPAPLVTQRGLMEIAALARRARGGR; translated from the coding sequence ATGAAACTTGCCGGCAGCGCCGCGGAATCCTTCGTCAAGCGGCCCGACCCGGCGGTGCGCGCGGTGCTGCTGCACGGACCCGACGAAGGCCAGGTGCGCGAACGCATGCAGGCCCTGACCCGCACCGTCTGCCCCGACGTCGGCGATCCGTTCCGAGTGGCCGACATCGCCCCGGCCACCCTGTCCGACGATCCGGCCCGCCTGGCGGACGAACTTGCGGCGATCGCGTTCGGCGGCGGGCGACGCGTGGTCCGCGTCGCCCAGGCGAGCGATTCGCAGGCCGCGGCGATACTGGGTTGCCTCGCGAGGCCGGTCGGCGACGCGTTGTTGATCGTCTCCGCCGGGGTCCTCCCGCCCAAATCGAAACTTCGTTCCGCCTTCGAATCCACCGACGGCGCGGTTGCGATCGCCTGCTATCCCGCCGAAGGGCGCGCGCTCGTCGCCTTGATCCGCCAGGGATTCGCCGATGCGGGCATCCGCCTCGAAGCCGACGCGGCGGAAACTCTCGCGGCGCTCCTCGCCGACGACACCGCAAGCGCGCACGCGGAGATCGAAAAGCTTCGTCTCTATCTCGGCGACGAGCCCCGAGCGCTGACGCCGGACGACGTGCGCGCCTGCTGCGGCGATCAGTCGGCTCATTCGGTGTTCGAACTCGCCGCCGCCGTCGCCGACGGCCGTCAGGGCGAAGTTCAGGCGATTTCCGACCGGCTGTTCCAGGGCGGCGACAACGCCGTCGCGATCGTTCGCGGCGTTTCCCGCCACTTCGACCGGCTGTTCCAGGCCCGCGCCGCGATCGAGGCCGGAGCTTCGGCCGACGCCGCGATGAAGGCGCTGCGCCCGGCGGTGTTCTTCAAGGAAACCGACAGCTTCCGACGCCAACTCGGAACCTGGACCTGTCCGACTCTGCTCGCCGCCATCGACCGCCTCACCGAAGTCGAACGTCAGTGCAAATCCACCGGCATTCCCGCGCCTCTGGTCACCCAGCGCGGCCTGATGGAAATCGCCGCCCTCGCCCGTCGGGCGCGCGGCGGCCGATAA
- a CDS encoding putative Predicted secreted protein (Evidence 3 : Function proposed based on presence of conserved amino acid motif, structural feature or limited homology), with amino-acid sequence MSDRTLRPFVRNLRLASLVAVGLALSACGFRPMDARNPADPGSPELARIDVPPIDDRVGQVMRSGIVRRLNPSGIVADSAYTLRVKYSESKIGRGIRSDDSAVRNDYVLSVNFSLERRPDGDTPGRTLLNGVTTATTRFNNPDQLYAGFVSERAAQERAADLAADDIARQVRLYFRYPQNYPEVVEPKPAEPVAPTRPTRP; translated from the coding sequence ATGTCCGACCGCACCCTCCGTCCGTTCGTCCGCAACCTGCGGCTCGCGTCGCTGGTCGCGGTCGGACTTGCGCTTTCCGCCTGCGGCTTCCGTCCGATGGACGCTCGCAACCCCGCCGACCCCGGCTCGCCGGAACTCGCGCGCATCGACGTGCCGCCGATCGACGACCGCGTCGGCCAGGTGATGCGGTCGGGTATCGTCCGCCGCCTCAATCCCTCGGGCATCGTCGCCGACTCCGCCTACACCCTGCGCGTCAAATATTCGGAGTCCAAGATCGGGCGCGGCATCCGGTCCGACGATTCCGCGGTCCGCAACGACTACGTTCTCTCCGTCAATTTCTCGCTCGAGCGTCGGCCGGACGGCGACACCCCCGGCCGCACTCTGCTCAACGGCGTCACCACCGCCACCACCCGGTTCAACAATCCGGACCAGCTCTACGCCGGCTTCGTCTCCGAACGCGCAGCGCAGGAGCGCGCCGCCGATCTGGCGGCGGACGACATCGCCCGGCAGGTGCGTCTCTACTTCCGCTATCCGCAGAACTATCCCGAGGTGGTCGAGCCCAAACCGGCGGAACCGGTCGCGCCGACGCGCCCCACGAGGCCCTGA
- the leuS gene encoding Leucine--tRNA ligase — protein MTRMDERYNFREAEPKWQAAWQSRNAFAAEAASDKPKCYVLEMFPYPSGRIHMGHVRNYTLGDVIARFRRAQGFNVLHPMGWDAFGLPAENAAIQNRVHPAIWTHENIRTMKEQFRPLGLSIDWSREVATCEPDYYRHEQKMFLDFLKAGLAYRKTSMVNWDPVEHTVLANEQVIDGKGWRSGAPVERRELAQWFLKITHYADDLLEALGDLDQWPERVRLMQHNWIGRSEGARVFFDLVGRDDKLEVFTTRPDTLFGAAFCAISINHPLAKTLAATDAALREFVADCNAVGTSEAAIETAEKKGYLTPYTVRHPFDPNWELPVFVANFVLMEYGTGAIFGCPAHDQRDMDFARKYDLPVKAVVAPKDADAAAFAAALEASNEAFTGDGVAISSGFLDGLGVDAAKRAAIARLEAEGRGRGTVQFRLRDWGVSRQRYWGCPIPVIHCPTCGAVPVPDDQLPVTLPEDVTFDQPGNPLALHPTWKKVKCPCCGGDAERETDTFDTFFESSWYFARFCDPNNAEAAFDRTAVDYWLPVDQYIGGIEHAVLHLLYSRFFTRALKECGYLGIKEPFKGLFTQGMVCHETYRSASGTWLYPAEVERRDGAIVATETGATVTVGRSEKMSKSKKNTVDPGHIIETYGADAARLFMLSDSPPDRDLEWTESGIDGAWRYVQRLWRLAAVPAVNFAEADEVAETFADSAKDTVSFAHRTIVAVTEDLNKLRFNTAVAKLRELTNQIAATNPADAGAAAAYRFGLETLLRLIAPMTPHIAEEIWQAIGHDTPLCATAWPEADPAWLTVDTVTLAVQVNGKLRGTLDLPVGTDNAAAEALALALPGVQAQIQGRAPKKVIVVPGKIVNIVA, from the coding sequence ATGACGCGGATGGACGAACGCTACAATTTCCGCGAAGCCGAGCCCAAATGGCAGGCGGCCTGGCAGAGCCGCAACGCTTTCGCCGCCGAGGCCGCCTCGGACAAGCCGAAGTGCTACGTACTGGAGATGTTCCCCTACCCCTCCGGGCGCATCCACATGGGCCACGTGCGCAACTACACCCTGGGCGACGTGATCGCGCGCTTCCGCCGCGCGCAGGGGTTCAACGTCCTGCATCCGATGGGCTGGGATGCCTTCGGCCTGCCCGCCGAGAACGCGGCGATCCAAAACCGCGTTCACCCGGCGATCTGGACCCACGAGAACATCCGCACGATGAAGGAGCAGTTCCGGCCGCTCGGGCTTTCGATCGACTGGAGCCGCGAGGTCGCCACCTGCGAGCCCGACTACTACCGCCACGAACAGAAGATGTTCCTCGACTTCCTCAAGGCCGGGCTCGCCTACCGCAAGACCAGCATGGTCAACTGGGACCCGGTGGAGCACACCGTGCTCGCCAACGAGCAGGTGATCGACGGCAAGGGCTGGCGCTCCGGCGCCCCGGTCGAGCGCCGCGAACTGGCGCAGTGGTTCCTCAAGATCACCCACTACGCCGACGATCTCCTCGAAGCCCTCGGAGACCTCGACCAGTGGCCCGAGCGCGTGCGCCTGATGCAGCACAACTGGATCGGTCGCTCGGAAGGCGCGCGGGTGTTCTTCGACCTCGTCGGCCGCGACGACAAGCTCGAGGTTTTCACCACCCGTCCGGACACCCTGTTCGGCGCGGCGTTCTGCGCGATCTCGATCAACCATCCGCTCGCCAAAACGCTCGCCGCAACCGACGCGGCGCTGCGCGAGTTCGTCGCCGACTGCAACGCGGTCGGCACCTCGGAAGCGGCGATCGAAACCGCCGAGAAGAAGGGCTACCTCACCCCCTATACCGTGCGCCATCCCTTCGATCCGAACTGGGAACTGCCGGTGTTCGTCGCCAATTTCGTGCTGATGGAATACGGTACCGGCGCGATCTTCGGCTGCCCGGCGCACGATCAGCGCGATATGGACTTCGCGCGCAAGTATGATCTGCCGGTCAAGGCGGTGGTCGCGCCCAAGGATGCCGACGCGGCCGCCTTCGCGGCGGCGCTCGAAGCCTCGAACGAGGCGTTTACGGGCGACGGCGTGGCGATCAGCTCGGGCTTCCTCGACGGCCTCGGCGTCGATGCCGCCAAACGCGCGGCGATCGCCCGCCTCGAAGCCGAAGGACGCGGCCGGGGCACGGTACAGTTCCGCCTGCGCGACTGGGGCGTTTCGCGCCAGCGCTACTGGGGCTGTCCGATCCCGGTGATCCACTGCCCGACCTGCGGCGCGGTGCCGGTGCCCGACGACCAGCTGCCCGTGACCCTGCCGGAAGACGTAACCTTCGATCAGCCCGGCAACCCGCTCGCCCTGCACCCGACCTGGAAGAAGGTGAAGTGCCCGTGCTGCGGCGGCGACGCCGAGCGCGAAACCGATACCTTCGACACCTTCTTCGAATCCTCGTGGTATTTCGCCCGCTTCTGCGACCCGAACAACGCCGAAGCCGCGTTCGACCGCACCGCGGTGGATTACTGGTTGCCGGTCGACCAGTACATCGGCGGCATCGAGCACGCGGTGCTGCATCTGCTCTATTCGCGCTTCTTCACCCGCGCACTCAAGGAGTGCGGCTATCTCGGCATCAAGGAGCCGTTCAAGGGCCTGTTCACCCAGGGGATGGTCTGCCACGAAACCTATCGCTCCGCTTCGGGAACCTGGCTCTACCCCGCCGAGGTCGAACGCCGCGACGGCGCGATCGTCGCGACCGAAACCGGCGCGACGGTCACCGTCGGCCGGTCCGAAAAGATGAGCAAGTCGAAGAAGAACACCGTCGATCCGGGCCACATCATCGAGACCTACGGAGCGGACGCCGCGCGTCTGTTCATGCTCTCCGACAGTCCGCCCGACCGCGACCTGGAATGGACCGAAAGCGGCATCGACGGCGCATGGCGCTACGTGCAGCGTCTGTGGCGTCTCGCGGCGGTTCCGGCGGTGAACTTCGCCGAAGCGGACGAAGTCGCGGAAACCTTCGCGGACTCCGCCAAGGACACCGTATCTTTCGCCCACCGCACCATCGTGGCGGTGACGGAGGATCTCAACAAGCTCCGCTTCAACACCGCGGTGGCGAAGCTGCGCGAACTCACCAATCAGATCGCCGCCACCAATCCGGCGGATGCGGGCGCCGCCGCCGCCTACCGTTTCGGCCTCGAAACGCTGCTGCGCCTGATCGCGCCGATGACGCCGCACATCGCGGAGGAGATCTGGCAGGCGATCGGACACGACACGCCGCTCTGCGCCACCGCGTGGCCGGAGGCCGACCCGGCATGGCTCACCGTCGACACCGTCACGCTCGCGGTGCAGGTCAACGGCAAGCTGCGCGGAACTCTCGACCTGCCGGTCGGGACGGACAACGCCGCCGCCGAAGCCCTCGCGTTGGCCCTGCCGGGCGTGCAGGCGCAAATTCAGGGGCGCGCGCCGAAGAAGGTGATCGTCGTCCCCGGCAAGATCGTCAACATCGTCGCCTGA
- a CDS encoding conserved exported hypothetical protein (Evidence 4 : Homologs of previously reported genes of unknown function) — protein sequence MMMVMTLKKSMLRPCAVAFLVAAAALLGACDSTNTQYAYPESYGNKVYQPGDKKPDSVFGSEGLDIFGQKKRGDGEGGGSGIGINSFLWRASLDTVSFMPIASADPFGGVIITDWYAPPETPSERFKLNVFIMGRALRADALKIAAFRQTRDASGNWADAAVDPGVVTDLENTVLTRARKMRIAAQSGATTN from the coding sequence ATGATGATGGTCATGACCTTGAAGAAGTCGATGCTTCGGCCGTGCGCGGTCGCGTTTCTGGTGGCGGCCGCCGCGCTCCTCGGCGCGTGCGACAGCACCAACACCCAATACGCCTATCCCGAAAGCTACGGCAACAAGGTCTACCAGCCCGGAGACAAGAAGCCGGACAGCGTGTTCGGCTCCGAAGGGCTCGACATCTTCGGCCAGAAGAAGCGCGGCGACGGCGAGGGCGGCGGCTCGGGCATCGGCATCAACAGCTTCCTGTGGCGCGCGTCGCTCGACACCGTCAGCTTCATGCCGATCGCCTCGGCGGACCCGTTCGGCGGCGTGATCATCACCGACTGGTACGCCCCGCCCGAGACGCCGAGCGAGCGTTTCAAGCTCAACGTCTTCATCATGGGGCGCGCGCTTCGCGCCGACGCCCTCAAGATCGCGGCGTTCCGGCAGACCCGGGACGCAAGCGGAAACTGGGCGGATGCCGCGGTGGACCCGGGCGTCGTCACCGACCTCGAAAACACCGTGTTGACGCGCGCGCGCAAGATGCGCATCGCGGCGCAGAGCGGCGCGACCACCAACTGA
- a CDS encoding putative Outer membrane protein (Porin) (Evidence 3 : Function proposed based on presence of conserved amino acid motif, structural feature or limited homology), with translation MKKILFGTTALLAAGAFASAAQASDPIKLQLGGYMEYWMAAADQDKDSNLNVNSFDIQGESEIWFVGKTTLDNGMTIGVQVELEAGSNNNGDDTVDESYLFLEGKYGKAIVGAEDTAAYLMSVSAPSASDLGGAWVTSEGDAVQYMPTGSVRGLDVIPNTLGDENKLTYFTPKFYGLQAGVSYVPSNNKGGDDGWATADGTSIVSVSNSESVAKARDFDQAWAFGLAYGTDIAGIGVKASAHYVTIDMGGTDAGRVSEGFTDGTVREFGGGLNLSYQGFTVGGGIKRKVSSETSGAAQARTDGFAWNAGVMYAEGPYKVSLNYANSKTEGDSRDGGPTDGHDKIDVIRLGGAYALGPGVNMFAEVGYTDAKDETGADASGNEGAYGGVVGLHLNF, from the coding sequence ATGAAGAAGATTCTTTTCGGCACCACCGCGCTGCTCGCCGCCGGTGCGTTCGCTTCGGCCGCTCAGGCCTCCGATCCGATCAAGCTGCAGCTCGGCGGTTACATGGAGTACTGGATGGCTGCGGCCGACCAGGACAAAGACTCCAACCTGAACGTGAACAGCTTCGACATCCAGGGTGAGTCGGAGATCTGGTTCGTCGGCAAGACCACCCTCGACAACGGCATGACCATCGGCGTGCAGGTCGAGCTCGAAGCCGGTTCGAACAACAACGGCGACGACACCGTCGACGAGAGCTACCTCTTCCTCGAAGGCAAGTACGGTAAGGCGATCGTCGGTGCCGAAGACACCGCCGCGTACCTGATGTCCGTCTCCGCTCCGAGCGCGTCCGACCTGGGCGGCGCCTGGGTGACCTCGGAAGGCGATGCGGTCCAGTACATGCCGACGGGCAGCGTCCGCGGCCTCGACGTGATCCCGAACACCCTGGGCGACGAGAACAAGCTGACCTACTTCACGCCGAAGTTCTACGGCCTGCAGGCCGGCGTGTCGTACGTTCCGTCGAACAACAAGGGCGGCGACGACGGCTGGGCGACTGCCGACGGCACCTCGATCGTTTCGGTGTCGAACTCCGAGTCCGTCGCCAAGGCGCGTGACTTCGACCAGGCCTGGGCCTTCGGCCTGGCCTACGGTACCGACATCGCTGGTATCGGCGTGAAGGCTTCGGCCCACTACGTCACCATCGACATGGGCGGCACCGACGCCGGCCGCGTCAGCGAAGGCTTCACCGACGGCACCGTGCGCGAGTTCGGCGGCGGTCTGAACCTGTCGTACCAGGGCTTCACCGTCGGCGGCGGCATCAAGCGCAAGGTTTCCTCGGAGACCAGCGGCGCGGCTCAGGCTCGCACCGACGGCTTCGCCTGGAACGCCGGCGTGATGTACGCGGAAGGCCCGTACAAGGTCTCCCTGAACTACGCCAACTCGAAGACCGAAGGCGACAGCCGCGACGGTGGCCCGACCGATGGCCATGACAAGATCGACGTGATCCGTCTCGGCGGTGCCTATGCCCTCGGGCCGGGCGTGAACATGTTCGCCGAAGTCGGCTACACCGACGCCAAGGACGAGACCGGTGCCGATGCTTCCGGCAACGAAGGTGCCTACGGCGGCGTCGTCGGTCTGCACCTGAACTTCTAA